From Heliomicrobium gestii, one genomic window encodes:
- a CDS encoding ribosomal-processing cysteine protease Prp, with product MVKVTVYVDEEQRILGFEALGHAGAAPHGQDVVCAAVSALTFTAVNGLEHFLGAKATDVSASKPGDLRCLLQDPLAPEAARTAQIILETMVLGLQQTAEAYPRFLHVEKRRCVPC from the coding sequence ATGGTCAAGGTAACGGTCTATGTCGATGAGGAACAGCGGATTCTGGGATTTGAAGCCCTGGGTCATGCCGGAGCGGCGCCCCACGGGCAAGATGTGGTTTGCGCCGCTGTGTCGGCGTTGACCTTTACGGCGGTCAATGGGTTGGAGCACTTTCTCGGCGCTAAGGCGACTGACGTGAGCGCCTCCAAGCCGGGAGACTTACGCTGCCTCTTGCAGGACCCGCTGGCGCCGGAAGCGGCGCGGACGGCCCAGATCATCCTGGAAACGATGGTCCTTGGTTTGCAACAAACCGCGGAAGCTTATCCGCGTTTCCTTCACGTCGAGAAGAGGAGGTGTGTCCCATGCTAG
- the rpmA gene encoding 50S ribosomal protein L27 — protein sequence MLVMNLQYFAHKKGVGSSRNGRDSEAKRLGVKRSDGQAVLSGNILVRQRGTKIHPGNNVGLGSDDTLFALIDGVVKFERKGRDKKQVSVYAV from the coding sequence ATGCTAGTCATGAATCTGCAATACTTCGCCCATAAAAAAGGTGTCGGTAGCTCCCGCAACGGCCGTGACTCCGAAGCCAAACGCCTGGGCGTCAAGCGCAGCGACGGTCAAGCCGTTTTGTCCGGCAACATCCTGGTCCGCCAGCGCGGCACCAAGATTCACCCCGGCAACAACGTGGGTCTGGGCAGTGACGACACCCTGTTCGCCCTGATCGACGGCGTCGTTAAATTCGAACGCAAAGGTCGGGACAAAAAACAGGTCAGCGTGTACGCTGTCTAA
- a CDS encoding Spo0B domain-containing protein: MAENGLPAATDRHNPAEGSLAQSAATAADPAGAHFAGFSPDTAEWVELWRELRHDFINHLQTILGYIQVGRGERSLEYLREVALRLQEDGGIMRLGVLPVIAHLLLRGQDLRERAVDLRIGVDQAWNPEPWQEENCARRLASAASGMIEALLPSQDPSEEEPALCLRFRGPDPVFEGCWLGRDETLKTVDLVSLLQEGAP; the protein is encoded by the coding sequence ATGGCCGAGAACGGTTTGCCAGCCGCAACGGACCGGCATAACCCGGCAGAGGGCAGTCTCGCCCAGAGCGCCGCAACAGCGGCCGATCCGGCAGGGGCCCATTTCGCCGGTTTCAGTCCTGACACTGCCGAGTGGGTAGAACTGTGGCGGGAGCTTCGCCATGATTTTATCAACCACTTGCAGACGATCCTGGGATACATCCAGGTGGGGCGGGGAGAGCGATCCCTCGAATACCTCCGGGAAGTGGCCCTCCGGCTCCAGGAGGATGGCGGCATCATGCGCTTAGGCGTCCTGCCCGTCATCGCCCACCTGCTGCTCCGAGGGCAAGATCTGCGGGAACGGGCCGTCGACCTGCGCATCGGCGTCGATCAGGCGTGGAACCCGGAACCCTGGCAGGAGGAGAACTGCGCGCGCCGGCTCGCCTCAGCGGCATCGGGAATGATCGAAGCGTTGCTGCCTTCCCAGGATCCGTCGGAAGAAGAGCCTGCCCTCTGCCTGCGTTTTCGCGGGCCAGACCCTGTTTTCGAGGGATGCTGGCTGGGCCGCGACGAGACATTGAAGACGGTCGACCTCGTTTCCCTTTTGCAGGAGGGAGCGCCCTGA
- the obgE gene encoding GTPase ObgE, whose product MFYDQARIFVKGGDGGNGIVSFRREKYVPEGGPNGGDGGAGGNVIFIGDEGLRTLVDFRYQRHYKAERGEHGMGKNMHGRDGEDMTVRVPIGTVVKDAETGALLADITAEGQRYIAAKGGRGGRGNAKFVSSTNRVPMIAEKGEPGDEQWLELELKLLADVGLVGFPNVGKSTLIANVSAARPKIANYHFTTLEPNLGVVRIAEGQSFVMADIPGLIEGAHTGAGLGHDFLRHTERTRYLVHVLDISGSEGRDPLEDYDAINRELVLYKPELANKPMVVAANKMDLPGAEEQLARLREKLGEEAVIFPISAATRQGLDPLIYHVHKGLEELGPVVFETVTADAHMDVRFSGKAEERFKIHRDEEGVFVVTGKEVERHVAMTDMENEESVARLQRIFDVMGVDQALRDAGCQHGDPVRIRDLEFDFIEYAAQYADRGDDGE is encoded by the coding sequence TTGTTTTACGATCAGGCGAGGATATTTGTTAAAGGCGGTGACGGGGGGAACGGCATCGTCTCTTTTCGCCGTGAAAAATATGTGCCCGAAGGCGGGCCCAACGGCGGCGATGGCGGCGCCGGCGGCAACGTCATCTTCATCGGCGACGAGGGGTTGCGCACCCTCGTCGACTTCCGTTACCAGCGCCATTACAAGGCCGAACGGGGCGAGCATGGCATGGGTAAGAACATGCATGGCCGCGACGGCGAGGACATGACTGTCCGGGTGCCCATCGGCACCGTCGTCAAGGACGCCGAGACGGGCGCGCTCCTGGCTGACATCACCGCTGAAGGCCAGCGGTACATCGCCGCCAAGGGCGGCCGGGGCGGCCGGGGCAACGCCAAGTTTGTCAGTTCCACCAACCGGGTGCCCATGATCGCCGAGAAGGGTGAACCCGGCGATGAACAGTGGCTGGAACTGGAACTGAAACTGCTGGCCGATGTGGGACTTGTCGGTTTCCCCAACGTGGGCAAATCGACGCTCATCGCCAACGTCTCGGCAGCGCGCCCCAAGATCGCCAACTACCACTTCACCACCTTGGAGCCCAACCTGGGCGTCGTGCGCATCGCCGAAGGCCAGAGCTTCGTCATGGCCGACATCCCGGGCTTGATCGAAGGCGCCCACACCGGCGCCGGCCTGGGCCACGACTTCCTGCGCCACACCGAGCGCACCCGCTACCTTGTCCATGTTCTGGACATCTCCGGCAGCGAGGGGCGCGACCCGCTGGAAGACTATGACGCCATCAACCGGGAACTGGTCCTCTACAAGCCCGAATTGGCCAACAAACCGATGGTTGTCGCCGCCAATAAAATGGATCTGCCCGGCGCTGAGGAACAGCTGGCGCGCCTGCGGGAGAAGCTCGGTGAAGAGGCCGTGATCTTCCCCATCTCGGCGGCCACCCGCCAGGGGTTGGACCCGTTGATCTATCACGTTCACAAGGGACTGGAGGAACTGGGGCCTGTCGTCTTCGAGACGGTCACCGCAGACGCGCACATGGATGTTCGCTTCTCCGGCAAGGCTGAGGAACGCTTCAAGATCCACCGGGACGAAGAGGGCGTCTTTGTCGTCACCGGCAAGGAAGTGGAGCGCCATGTGGCCATGACCGACATGGAAAACGAAGAATCGGTGGCCCGCTTGCAGCGCATTTTTGACGTGATGGGCGTCGATCAGGCCTTGCGCGACGCCGGTTGCCAACACGGCGACCCTGTCCGCATCCGCGACCTGGAGTTTGACTTTATCGAGTATGCCGCCCAATATGCCGATCGTGGCGACGACGGCGAATAA
- the proB gene encoding glutamate 5-kinase: protein MFGRQDLPKARRVIVKVGTSTLTHGTGKLNLEQMEKLVRQLADLSNRGHQVILVSSGAVGAGMGRLGLEKRPKAVPEKQACAAVGQGILMHMYEKLFAEYGLVVAQVLLTRDDFAFRERYINAGNTLEALLRMNVIPIINENDTVSIDEIRLRFGDNDTLSALVAGLVQGDVLILLTDIEGLYSANPRVDAEAVFIPEVAEITREIEAMAAGAGSNLGTGGMATKLQAAKIAVESGVAMVIAQGSRPNGLREIMNGEEVGTLFFPNEKPLPGYKRWLAFSSASSGRVYIDAGAAEAIVSGGKSLLPCGITRADGDFQSGDMVSIIAPEGLEVARGVTQYSADQVRRIMGKQCQDIEAALGAKGVDEVVHRDDLTVMVSRHIG, encoded by the coding sequence GTGTTTGGACGCCAGGACCTGCCCAAGGCCCGCCGCGTCATCGTCAAGGTCGGCACCAGCACCTTGACCCACGGCACCGGCAAACTGAACCTGGAGCAGATGGAAAAGCTGGTCCGGCAACTGGCCGATCTCTCCAACCGGGGTCATCAGGTCATACTGGTCAGTTCCGGCGCCGTTGGCGCCGGCATGGGGCGATTGGGTCTGGAGAAGCGGCCGAAAGCGGTGCCGGAGAAACAAGCCTGCGCCGCCGTCGGCCAGGGCATTCTCATGCATATGTATGAAAAGCTTTTCGCCGAATACGGCCTCGTCGTCGCTCAGGTGCTGTTGACGCGGGACGACTTCGCCTTCCGGGAGCGCTACATCAACGCCGGCAATACCCTGGAGGCGCTCCTGCGGATGAACGTCATCCCCATCATCAATGAAAACGATACGGTCTCCATCGACGAGATCCGTCTTCGCTTCGGCGACAACGATACCCTGTCGGCCTTAGTGGCCGGTCTGGTTCAAGGCGACGTGCTGATCCTGTTGACCGATATCGAAGGTCTTTATTCGGCCAATCCGCGGGTTGACGCCGAAGCGGTTTTTATCCCTGAAGTGGCAGAGATCACGCGGGAGATCGAAGCGATGGCCGCTGGCGCCGGCTCCAACCTGGGCACCGGCGGGATGGCCACCAAGCTGCAAGCGGCCAAAATCGCTGTTGAATCGGGCGTCGCCATGGTCATCGCCCAAGGCAGCCGGCCCAACGGTCTCCGCGAGATCATGAACGGGGAAGAGGTAGGGACCTTGTTTTTCCCCAATGAAAAGCCGCTGCCTGGCTACAAGCGCTGGCTGGCCTTCAGCTCAGCCAGCAGCGGCCGCGTCTACATCGACGCCGGCGCCGCCGAGGCGATCGTCTCCGGCGGAAAGAGCTTGCTCCCTTGCGGCATCACCCGGGCGGACGGTGATTTTCAGAGCGGCGATATGGTGAGCATCATCGCGCCGGAAGGCCTGGAAGTGGCCCGCGGCGTCACCCAGTATTCGGCAGACCAGGTCCGGCGGATCATGGGGAAACAGTGCCAGGACATTGAAGCGGCCTTGGGCGCAAAAGGCGTTGACGAGGTCGTGCACCGGGACGATCTGACCGTTATGGTCTCCCGGCATATCGGATAA
- a CDS encoding glutamate-5-semialdehyde dehydrogenase: MNMYSELSLKGKKAKDAAYKLGSLSSQVKDKALEAMAYALVAQEEEILAANALDVEAGRQKGMSKSLLDRLMLNKKRVEEMAEGLYALVSLPDPIGEVKRQWRRPNGLEIGQVRVPLGVVGIIYEARPNVTVDAAGLCLKTGNAVLLRGGSEAIRSNMAIVKVIAKAAEEAGIPEGAIQLVEDTSREVAQQMMTMNDYLDVLIPRGGAGLIQAVVKNATVPVIETGVGNCHIYVDADADLEMAERIIINAKCQRPGVCNAAESLLVHQDVARKFIPHIGKVLTEMNVELRGCPRTLCFFEGIKEATEEDYATEFLDLILAVKVVDSFDEALEHIRKYSTGHSEAIITRDYGRAREFTRCVDAAAVYVNASTRFTDGFQFGMGAEIGISTQKLHARGPMGLNELTTIKYVCYGDGQIR; this comes from the coding sequence ATGAACATGTATTCCGAACTGTCCCTGAAGGGCAAAAAAGCCAAAGACGCCGCTTACAAACTGGGGTCGTTGTCCTCGCAGGTGAAAGACAAGGCCCTTGAGGCGATGGCCTACGCCTTGGTGGCCCAGGAGGAAGAGATTCTGGCCGCCAACGCCCTTGACGTGGAAGCGGGACGGCAAAAAGGCATGTCCAAGTCGCTCTTAGATCGGCTGATGCTGAATAAAAAGCGTGTCGAAGAGATGGCGGAAGGTCTCTATGCCCTTGTCAGCCTGCCCGATCCGATCGGCGAAGTGAAGCGCCAGTGGCGCCGCCCCAACGGCCTTGAAATCGGGCAGGTGCGGGTGCCCCTCGGTGTCGTCGGCATCATTTATGAAGCCCGTCCGAACGTCACCGTCGACGCCGCCGGCCTTTGCCTGAAGACGGGCAACGCCGTCTTGCTGCGCGGCGGTTCTGAGGCGATTCGCTCCAACATGGCCATCGTCAAGGTCATCGCCAAGGCGGCTGAAGAGGCCGGCATCCCGGAAGGGGCCATCCAGTTGGTGGAGGACACGAGCCGGGAAGTGGCCCAGCAGATGATGACCATGAACGATTACCTGGACGTGCTCATCCCCCGCGGCGGCGCCGGTCTGATCCAGGCGGTCGTCAAAAACGCCACCGTCCCGGTCATCGAAACAGGTGTTGGCAACTGCCACATCTATGTGGACGCCGACGCCGATCTGGAAATGGCGGAACGGATCATCATTAACGCCAAGTGCCAGCGCCCCGGCGTCTGCAACGCCGCCGAGTCGCTTCTCGTTCACCAGGATGTGGCCCGCAAGTTCATCCCCCATATCGGCAAGGTGCTGACGGAGATGAACGTGGAGCTGCGCGGATGTCCCCGCACCCTCTGTTTCTTTGAGGGGATCAAGGAGGCCACCGAAGAGGACTATGCCACGGAGTTTCTCGATCTGATCCTGGCCGTTAAGGTTGTCGACAGCTTCGATGAGGCCCTTGAACATATCCGCAAATACTCGACCGGTCACTCGGAGGCCATCATCACCCGCGACTATGGCCGCGCCCGCGAGTTCACCCGCTGTGTCGACGCCGCCGCTGTCTACGTGAACGCCTCGACGCGGTTCACCGACGGCTTCCAATTTGGCATGGGCGCCGAGATCGGCATCTCCACCCAAAAACTGCATGCCCGCGGTCCCATGGGACTGAACGAACTGACGACGATCAAGTACGTCTGCTACGGCGATGGACAGATCCGCTAA
- the nadD gene encoding nicotinate-nucleotide adenylyltransferase produces the protein MDRSANHPVERKGFIIGPHGVVISIPEDLTDYEWVDTTFGIKVPKFKVNQTGDGIVRVGIMGGTFDPVHFGHLVTAEAAADLFDLSVVVFVPSGRPPHKRSQLVTDPWERYRLTELATCSNPRFRMSDVEVSRPGYSYAIDTVRSFRSDYGEQAEFFFITGADAILEIMTWRQIDQLMAECRFIAAYRPGYGRDHLREAVACMEAFSGRIHLIEVPALAISSTDIRQRLAQGRSVKYLLPEPVVHRIIETGSYR, from the coding sequence ATGGACAGATCCGCTAATCACCCTGTTGAGCGCAAGGGCTTTATCATCGGTCCCCATGGCGTCGTCATCTCCATCCCGGAAGACCTGACTGACTATGAGTGGGTGGACACCACCTTCGGGATCAAGGTGCCCAAATTCAAGGTGAATCAAACGGGCGACGGGATTGTACGCGTCGGCATCATGGGCGGGACCTTTGACCCTGTTCACTTTGGCCATCTGGTGACAGCCGAAGCGGCGGCCGATCTCTTCGACTTGTCTGTCGTCGTCTTTGTGCCCTCAGGGAGACCGCCCCACAAACGGAGCCAGCTTGTGACCGACCCTTGGGAACGCTATCGCCTCACCGAGTTGGCTACCTGCTCGAACCCGCGTTTTCGCATGTCTGATGTGGAGGTAAGCCGCCCCGGCTATTCCTATGCCATCGACACGGTCCGCTCCTTCCGGAGCGACTATGGGGAACAGGCGGAGTTTTTCTTCATCACCGGCGCCGACGCCATCTTGGAGATCATGACCTGGCGCCAGATCGATCAGTTGATGGCCGAATGCCGTTTTATCGCCGCCTACCGCCCCGGTTATGGCCGCGATCACCTGCGCGAGGCGGTGGCCTGCATGGAGGCGTTTTCCGGACGGATTCACCTGATCGAGGTGCCAGCCTTGGCCATCTCGTCGACCGACATCCGCCAGCGCCTCGCCCAGGGGCGTTCCGTCAAGTACCTCTTGCCCGAGCCGGTGGTCCACCGCATCATCGAAACGGGAAGTTACCGCTAG
- a CDS encoding RNA-binding protein, with protein sequence MELTRTLYVGNLPWATKPENLTDLFSPYGEVLSSRIITDRETGRSRGFGFVEVRDEDAERMVEAMNGAEYEGRMLTVNEAKPRQDQ encoded by the coding sequence ATGGAATTGACTCGGACCCTTTATGTGGGCAATTTGCCTTGGGCAACGAAGCCCGAAAACCTGACGGATCTCTTTTCCCCCTACGGGGAGGTGCTGAGCAGCCGGATCATCACAGACAGAGAGACAGGGCGATCAAGAGGATTCGGTTTCGTCGAGGTCAGAGATGAAGACGCCGAGCGCATGGTGGAAGCCATGAACGGCGCCGAGTATGAAGGCAGGATGCTGACCGTCAACGAGGCCAAGCCCAGACAGGACCAATAA
- the yqeK gene encoding bis(5'-nucleosyl)-tetraphosphatase (symmetrical) YqeK: MTERMILLGDWQAISRRLKEDLARALSPRRYAHTVGAGETAFRLAVRWGADAERARVAGLLHDIAREWRADRLIEACEEAGVSLHPWERKQAEILHGYAGAWWAAREYDFDDDEVLEAVRHHTVGHPGMGLLAKIVYVADKIEPNRTYKGVETLRDLAEQSLDRTVQACLDQAIQHVLRKGTLLHPLTVETRNWLILEQKREDACSQKHS, from the coding sequence ATGACGGAAAGGATGATCCTGTTGGGAGATTGGCAAGCCATCAGCCGGCGACTGAAGGAAGATCTGGCCCGTGCATTGAGCCCCCGTCGCTACGCCCATACGGTGGGGGCCGGCGAGACGGCCTTTCGATTGGCAGTCCGGTGGGGCGCCGACGCCGAGCGGGCCCGTGTGGCCGGACTGCTTCACGACATCGCCCGCGAGTGGCGGGCCGATCGGCTGATCGAGGCCTGTGAGGAAGCCGGTGTTTCTCTCCACCCGTGGGAGCGAAAACAGGCCGAAATCCTCCACGGGTACGCCGGCGCCTGGTGGGCGGCAAGGGAGTACGACTTCGATGACGACGAGGTGCTCGAGGCGGTGCGCCATCACACGGTCGGCCATCCCGGCATGGGGCTTTTGGCAAAGATCGTCTACGTTGCCGACAAGATCGAGCCGAACCGGACCTACAAGGGTGTAGAAACGCTCCGAGACTTGGCCGAACAGTCGCTGGACCGGACTGTGCAGGCTTGTCTCGATCAGGCGATCCAGCATGTTCTCCGCAAGGGCACACTGTTGCACCCCCTTACGGTGGAGACGCGCAATTGGCTGATTTTGGAGCAGAAGAGGGAAGACGCCTGCAGTCAAAAACATAGCTGA
- the rsfS gene encoding ribosome silencing factor: protein MGQDSKAAAIAIAEAAADKKAYEITLLDLRGKSNVTDYFVLCNGNSTPQVQAICMNIEEKLKDYGRRTLRVEGYRDGRWVLMDYGDVVVHIFRPETRDHYALERLWGDAPKAVEPNFEEFLQ, encoded by the coding sequence TTGGGACAAGACAGCAAAGCAGCGGCCATCGCCATCGCCGAAGCGGCCGCCGATAAGAAAGCCTACGAGATCACGCTCCTCGATCTGCGAGGCAAATCGAATGTGACCGACTACTTTGTCCTTTGCAACGGCAATTCGACGCCCCAGGTGCAGGCCATCTGCATGAACATCGAAGAAAAACTGAAAGACTACGGCCGCCGCACCCTCCGTGTCGAAGGGTACCGCGATGGGCGCTGGGTGCTGATGGATTACGGCGATGTGGTCGTTCACATCTTCCGCCCCGAGACGCGGGATCACTATGCCCTGGAACGCCTCTGGGGCGACGCGCCGAAGGCGGTGGAGCCAAACTTCGAAGAGTTCCTCCAGTAA
- the sdaAB gene encoding L-serine ammonia-lyase, iron-sulfur-dependent subunit beta has translation MNIFDVIGPVMIGPSSSHTAGAVRLGNVARLILGEAVMEARIGLHGSFAETHRGHGTDRALVAGLLGWATDDLRIPNSFEFAETAGLAVTFSDINLGELAHPNSVRFNLIGQAGTRSDVTGASIGGGRVQVTRVDDFPVELTGDFATLLVTHHDQPGVISLVTAVLGQQGINIAQMRVSREQKGARALMVLETDQTVTDEALRAIAALPPVERARRIQID, from the coding sequence ATGAATATTTTCGATGTGATCGGACCGGTTATGATCGGTCCGTCCAGCTCCCATACCGCCGGCGCCGTGCGTCTCGGCAATGTGGCCCGCCTGATCCTGGGCGAAGCTGTCATGGAGGCCCGGATCGGCCTCCACGGCTCCTTCGCCGAGACCCACCGGGGCCATGGCACTGACCGGGCCCTGGTGGCCGGTCTGCTTGGCTGGGCCACCGATGACCTGCGCATCCCCAACTCTTTTGAATTTGCTGAAACGGCCGGTTTGGCGGTGACTTTTTCCGACATCAATCTGGGGGAACTGGCCCACCCGAACTCGGTTCGGTTTAATCTGATCGGGCAAGCGGGAACCCGTTCAGATGTCACCGGCGCATCCATCGGCGGCGGGCGCGTCCAGGTAACCCGTGTGGATGATTTTCCCGTCGAATTGACCGGCGACTTTGCCACACTGCTGGTCACCCACCATGACCAGCCTGGTGTGATCTCCCTGGTGACGGCTGTATTGGGCCAGCAGGGGATCAACATCGCCCAGATGCGAGTCTCGCGAGAACAGAAGGGCGCGCGGGCGCTGATGGTGCTGGAGACGGATCAGACCGTCACCGATGAAGCCTTGCGCGCTATCGCTGCGCTGCCGCCCGTGGAGAGGGCGCGACGGATTCAAATCGACTGA
- the sdaAA gene encoding L-serine ammonia-lyase, iron-sulfur-dependent, subunit alpha, which produces MFCLQRQAADLETTEAAILARMEALLPVMRDSIQAGLQGHRSVGGLVGGDAAKMAAYGAECPGNSVVGPVLADAVTMALAVGEANASMGRIVAAPTAGSSGVLPAVLFALGKSRRLSNKQLAEGLLVAGAIGMVIASRATLSGAAGGCQAECGAAAAMAAGAAVDLCGGKPAQVGDAVAMALKNMLGLVCDPVAGLVEVPCVKRNAGAAAQALVAAEMALAGVTSVIPVDEVIDAMGSIGAALPAALRETARGGLADTPTGREWAKRLFAGKGEGNSTET; this is translated from the coding sequence ATGTTTTGCCTGCAGCGGCAGGCAGCTGACCTGGAAACGACGGAAGCGGCGATCCTGGCCCGCATGGAGGCGCTCCTGCCGGTGATGCGGGACAGCATCCAGGCCGGATTGCAGGGCCACCGTTCCGTCGGCGGCCTTGTCGGCGGCGACGCCGCGAAGATGGCCGCCTATGGCGCGGAATGCCCCGGCAACAGCGTCGTCGGGCCGGTTCTGGCCGACGCGGTGACGATGGCCCTGGCGGTAGGCGAAGCGAACGCCTCCATGGGCCGGATCGTGGCCGCTCCGACGGCCGGGTCGAGCGGCGTGTTGCCGGCGGTGCTCTTTGCGCTGGGCAAATCCCGCCGTTTATCAAATAAACAGCTGGCCGAGGGGCTCTTGGTGGCAGGCGCCATCGGCATGGTCATCGCCTCCCGGGCGACTCTTTCCGGAGCGGCCGGCGGCTGTCAGGCCGAATGCGGCGCGGCAGCGGCGATGGCCGCCGGAGCGGCGGTGGACCTTTGCGGCGGCAAGCCAGCCCAGGTCGGCGACGCTGTCGCCATGGCCTTGAAAAACATGCTGGGACTCGTCTGCGATCCCGTCGCCGGCCTCGTTGAGGTCCCTTGTGTCAAACGCAACGCCGGCGCTGCCGCTCAGGCTCTCGTCGCTGCCGAGATGGCCCTCGCCGGAGTCACCAGTGTCATCCCTGTCGATGAGGTGATCGACGCTATGGGTTCCATCGGCGCCGCTCTGCCGGCGGCGTTGCGTGAGACGGCCCGAGGCGGTTTGGCCGATACGCCTACGGGGCGGGAGTGGGCGAAAAGGCTCTTTGCCGGCAAGGGAGAAGGAAATTCCACAGAAACGTAG
- a CDS encoding threonine synthase codes for MKHVQALQCIHCGKQYDPGEVDYYCPACGYHEGILDVIYDYEAIKAEMDPKTFTAGGPRSMWRYLPLLPVAEPERISHLQVGWTPLYAAPKLAATLDVAACWVKDEGRNPTASFKDRASAVGVLKALEKGASRITCASTGNAASSLAGFAAAAGLPASIFVPKRAPEAKVAQLLVFGAQVFSVQGTYDQAWELCMAASAHFGWYNRNCAINSYLIEGKKTVALELVEQFRERGTIPDWVVVSVGDGCTIGGVWKGFQEMQRIGWIEQTPKILGVQAAGCQPFVTAWREGKGLTPCEADTLADSIAVGHPRNFAKGLRAVVESGGAYVAVPDEAILEAMTTLARKTAVFGEPAGVTGVAGVQEARRQGIIGPDDSVAIIVTGNGLKDIASAIRAAGQPLSVEPELEAVQRAVTA; via the coding sequence ATGAAACACGTTCAAGCGCTTCAGTGCATCCATTGCGGGAAACAGTATGACCCCGGCGAAGTTGACTATTACTGTCCCGCCTGTGGTTACCATGAGGGCATCCTGGATGTGATCTACGACTATGAGGCCATTAAGGCCGAGATGGATCCGAAGACATTCACTGCCGGCGGACCCCGTTCCATGTGGCGGTACCTGCCGCTCCTGCCTGTCGCCGAACCGGAGCGGATCAGCCACCTGCAGGTCGGCTGGACACCCCTCTACGCCGCCCCAAAACTGGCGGCAACGCTTGATGTGGCTGCCTGTTGGGTGAAGGACGAAGGGCGCAACCCGACCGCCTCGTTTAAAGATCGGGCCAGCGCCGTCGGGGTGCTGAAAGCGCTGGAAAAGGGCGCTTCCCGGATCACCTGCGCCTCCACCGGCAACGCCGCCTCGTCGTTGGCCGGCTTCGCCGCCGCCGCTGGCCTGCCGGCTTCCATCTTCGTGCCCAAACGGGCGCCGGAAGCCAAAGTGGCCCAGTTGCTCGTCTTCGGCGCCCAGGTCTTCTCCGTCCAGGGAACCTATGATCAGGCCTGGGAGCTCTGCATGGCGGCGAGCGCTCATTTCGGTTGGTATAACCGCAACTGCGCCATCAATTCCTACTTGATCGAAGGGAAGAAGACGGTGGCGCTGGAACTGGTTGAGCAGTTTCGAGAGCGGGGAACCATTCCCGACTGGGTCGTCGTCTCTGTCGGCGACGGCTGCACCATCGGCGGCGTCTGGAAAGGCTTCCAGGAGATGCAGCGCATCGGTTGGATCGAACAGACGCCCAAAATCCTTGGCGTGCAGGCTGCCGGCTGCCAGCCCTTTGTCACCGCGTGGCGGGAGGGGAAGGGGCTCACCCCTTGTGAGGCCGACACCCTGGCCGATTCCATCGCTGTGGGCCACCCCCGTAATTTTGCCAAAGGGTTGCGAGCGGTCGTTGAATCGGGCGGCGCCTATGTGGCCGTCCCCGACGAGGCCATCTTGGAGGCGATGACCACCTTGGCTCGCAAAACCGCCGTATTCGGCGAACCAGCCGGCGTCACCGGCGTGGCTGGTGTGCAGGAGGCCCGTCGCCAGGGAATCATCGGACCGGACGATTCGGTGGCCATCATCGTCAC